A region from the Streptomyces sp. 3214.6 genome encodes:
- a CDS encoding amino acid ABC transporter permease, whose amino-acid sequence MSQLLAEEKKRITPKRPRDYVAWAVAIAIVAGLVWTAVTNENYRWPVVFSYFTTATILNGLLVTLLLTVASMALGTLLGLVLAVMRMSHQRPISGLAQLYIAFFRGTPVLVQLVFWFNIAALYPNLSVGIPFTDVSTPVNVNAIMTPMTAAVMGLTLNQAAYMSEIIRGGFASVSRGQHEAAESLGMSGFTKLRHVIIPQTMPAVIPATGNQVIGMLKETSLVSVLGVADLLNSAQSIYARNYQTIPLLIVASLWYLIMTLVLSVPQSMIERRFSRSTRARLTPAAASAEPGAGQPVPTTRESLL is encoded by the coding sequence GTGTCACAACTGCTGGCCGAAGAAAAGAAGCGGATCACGCCGAAACGACCGCGCGACTACGTCGCCTGGGCCGTCGCGATCGCGATCGTCGCCGGTCTCGTGTGGACCGCGGTGACGAACGAGAACTATCGCTGGCCGGTGGTGTTCAGCTACTTCACCACTGCGACCATACTCAACGGCCTGCTGGTCACGCTGCTTCTGACTGTGGCGAGCATGGCTCTGGGCACGCTGCTGGGGCTGGTGCTGGCGGTGATGCGCATGTCGCACCAGCGACCCATTTCCGGGCTGGCCCAGCTCTACATCGCCTTCTTCCGCGGCACCCCGGTGCTCGTGCAGCTGGTCTTCTGGTTCAACATCGCGGCGCTGTACCCGAACCTCTCCGTCGGCATCCCGTTCACCGACGTCTCCACGCCGGTGAACGTGAACGCGATCATGACCCCGATGACCGCGGCCGTCATGGGGCTGACGCTGAACCAGGCCGCGTACATGTCCGAGATCATCCGCGGCGGGTTCGCCTCGGTCAGCCGAGGACAGCACGAGGCCGCGGAGTCCCTGGGCATGTCGGGGTTCACCAAGCTCCGGCATGTGATCATCCCGCAGACCATGCCGGCGGTCATCCCGGCCACCGGCAACCAGGTGATCGGCATGCTCAAGGAGACCTCGCTGGTGAGCGTGCTCGGCGTCGCCGACCTGCTGAACAGCGCACAGTCGATCTACGCCCGCAACTACCAGACGATTCCGCTGCTGATCGTGGCGAGCCTCTGGTACCTGATCATGACGCTGGTGCTGAGCGTGCCGCAGTCCATGATCGAGCGCCGTTTCTCCCGCTCGACCCGGGCCCGGCTGACCCCGGCAGCCGCCTCGGCCGAGCCGGGGGCGGGCCAGCCAGTTCCCACCACGAGGGAGTCACTGCTGTGA
- a CDS encoding alpha/beta fold hydrolase, with amino-acid sequence MSTRRHAWWLTVPSAYVVCAADRTVRPEAQHTCAARAVTYVELDCDHSPFYSAPDPMARFLAEQAALLVLQ; translated from the coding sequence GTGAGCACGCGGCGGCACGCCTGGTGGCTGACGGTGCCCAGCGCCTACGTCGTGTGCGCAGCGGACCGGACCGTACGCCCCGAGGCACAGCACACCTGTGCCGCACGTGCCGTCACTTACGTCGAACTCGACTGCGACCACTCGCCGTTCTACTCCGCGCCCGACCCAATGGCCCGATTCCTTGCCGAGCAGGCCGCTCTCCTCGTGCTCCAGTGA
- a CDS encoding NAD(P)/FAD-dependent oxidoreductase gives MKTIPYWIETAGAFPDRSGKPLTEDTDLVVVGAGLTGLSTALHSARKGARVTLVEKGQIGSGASARNGGMANLGFTIGVGQAIRRYGLERAREIYNSYGEAVDTVERLVNEESIDCQFRRVGRLGVASRPAHFESKRAQQRDLAKYFGHETTLLGKSELRSEIGSDAYHGGLLDPFSAALHVGRFVRGMAEACERAGVEIHERNAAIGVRRTAAGRFEVSTERGVIRAGQVMMATDAYTDKNFPWLRRQQVCVGSFIIVTEPLGEELARDIIPRARLIVDSNKVCHYFRLTPDNRLLFGGRARFAPSDPTSDKKSGAVLFREMCEIFPQLSRTRIEYVWGGSVGFAMDRIVHAGQSEDGVHYSMGYAGHGVQMATHMGQVMAEVLDGHPEVNPVRDIAPPRIPLYNGTAWFLPFAGAYYKTLDRVR, from the coding sequence ATGAAGACCATTCCCTACTGGATAGAAACCGCCGGGGCGTTTCCCGACCGGTCCGGCAAGCCGCTGACCGAGGACACCGACCTGGTGGTTGTCGGCGCCGGTCTGACGGGTCTGTCCACCGCCCTGCACTCCGCCCGCAAGGGCGCCCGCGTCACCCTCGTCGAGAAGGGCCAGATCGGCTCCGGCGCCTCCGCCCGCAACGGCGGTATGGCCAACCTGGGCTTCACCATCGGCGTGGGCCAGGCCATCCGCCGGTACGGACTCGAACGGGCCCGCGAGATCTACAACTCCTACGGCGAGGCCGTGGACACCGTCGAGCGGCTCGTGAACGAGGAGTCCATCGACTGCCAGTTCCGCCGCGTCGGACGTCTGGGCGTCGCGTCCCGTCCCGCCCACTTCGAGAGCAAGAGGGCCCAACAGCGCGACCTGGCCAAGTACTTCGGACACGAGACCACGCTGCTCGGCAAGTCCGAGCTGCGTTCCGAGATCGGCTCGGACGCCTACCACGGCGGCCTGCTCGACCCGTTCAGTGCCGCCCTGCACGTCGGCCGCTTCGTGCGCGGCATGGCCGAGGCGTGCGAGCGCGCCGGTGTGGAGATCCACGAGCGCAACGCGGCCATCGGCGTGCGGCGTACCGCCGCCGGCCGGTTCGAGGTCAGCACCGAACGCGGAGTCATCCGTGCCGGACAGGTCATGATGGCCACCGACGCCTACACCGACAAGAACTTCCCGTGGCTGCGCCGACAGCAGGTCTGCGTGGGCAGCTTCATCATCGTCACCGAGCCGCTCGGCGAGGAGCTCGCCCGGGACATCATCCCCAGGGCCCGCCTCATCGTCGACTCCAACAAGGTCTGCCACTACTTCCGGCTCACTCCGGACAACCGGCTGCTGTTCGGCGGCCGCGCCCGTTTCGCACCGTCCGACCCCACCTCGGACAAGAAGAGCGGGGCCGTCCTGTTCCGTGAGATGTGCGAGATCTTCCCCCAGCTCTCCCGAACCAGGATCGAGTACGTGTGGGGCGGCTCCGTCGGCTTCGCCATGGACCGCATCGTGCACGCCGGGCAGAGCGAGGACGGCGTCCACTACTCCATGGGATACGCCGGCCACGGCGTGCAGATGGCCACCCACATGGGGCAGGTCATGGCCGAGGTGCTGGACGGCCACCCCGAGGTCAACCCCGTCCGCGACATCGCACCGCCTCGCATCCCTCTCTACAACGGCACTGCCTGGTTCCTGCCCTTCGCGGGCGCCTATTACAAGACGCTCGACCGCGTCCGCTGA
- a CDS encoding NAD-dependent succinate-semialdehyde dehydrogenase, whose protein sequence is MTVVRDVPKQLFIGGDWQDAESGRTLSVDDPATGEELCRVADASPADGRRAVEAAVAAQTAWAATPPRVRSEILRRAYDIIVARTEDLALLMTLEMGKPLAEARAEVAYGAEFFRWFSEEAVRIDGGMMTAPDGRNRLLVTRQPVGPCLLVTPWNFPLAMGTRKIGPAVAAGCTIVLKPAPQTPLTSLALAEILTEAGLPAGVLNIVTTSDAAGVVEPLLRGGKIRKLSFTGSTQVGRILLAQCADTVIRTSMELGGNAPLIVFDDADLDVAIEGTMVAKMRNMGESCCAANRILVHTAVAEEFASRLAARMAALTVGPGTEPGTDVGPLIDAVGRSKAHDLVQDAVKRGATVLTGGELPEGPGCFYPPTVLTGIAPDAAIVGNEIFGPVAAIRTFETEDEAVAAANDTEFGLAAYLFTQHLDRALRVAERLESGMIGINTGLVSNPAAPFGGVKQSGLGREGGRVGIDEFLEYKYLAVPVGA, encoded by the coding sequence ATGACTGTCGTCCGTGATGTTCCCAAGCAGCTGTTCATCGGCGGCGATTGGCAGGACGCGGAGTCCGGCCGGACCCTGTCCGTCGACGACCCGGCCACCGGCGAGGAACTGTGCCGGGTCGCCGACGCCTCACCCGCCGACGGTCGACGTGCGGTCGAGGCGGCGGTCGCCGCGCAGACCGCCTGGGCCGCCACCCCGCCGCGCGTACGCAGTGAGATCCTGCGCCGCGCCTACGACATCATCGTCGCGCGCACCGAGGACCTCGCGCTGCTGATGACCCTGGAGATGGGCAAGCCCCTGGCCGAGGCGCGTGCCGAGGTCGCCTACGGCGCGGAGTTCTTCCGCTGGTTCTCCGAGGAAGCCGTGCGTATCGACGGCGGCATGATGACCGCCCCCGACGGCAGGAACCGGCTGCTGGTCACCCGTCAGCCCGTCGGCCCCTGCCTGCTCGTCACCCCCTGGAACTTCCCCCTGGCGATGGGCACCCGCAAGATCGGCCCCGCCGTCGCCGCCGGCTGCACCATCGTCCTCAAACCCGCCCCCCAGACCCCGCTGACCAGCCTCGCACTGGCGGAGATCCTCACCGAAGCGGGCCTGCCGGCCGGCGTGCTGAACATCGTCACCACCTCCGACGCCGCCGGCGTCGTCGAACCCCTCCTGCGCGGCGGGAAGATCCGCAAGCTCTCCTTCACCGGCTCCACCCAGGTCGGCCGGATCCTGCTGGCCCAGTGCGCCGACACCGTCATCCGCACCTCCATGGAACTGGGCGGCAATGCCCCCCTCATCGTCTTCGACGACGCCGACCTCGACGTGGCGATCGAGGGCACCATGGTCGCCAAGATGCGCAACATGGGCGAGTCCTGCTGCGCGGCCAACCGCATCCTCGTCCACACCGCCGTCGCCGAGGAGTTCGCCTCCCGCCTCGCAGCCCGCATGGCCGCCCTCACCGTCGGGCCCGGCACCGAACCAGGCACCGACGTCGGCCCCCTCATCGACGCCGTCGGCCGCAGCAAGGCCCACGACCTGGTGCAGGACGCCGTCAAGCGCGGTGCCACCGTCCTGACCGGCGGTGAACTGCCCGAAGGGCCGGGCTGCTTCTACCCGCCCACCGTCCTCACGGGCATCGCCCCCGACGCCGCGATCGTCGGCAACGAGATCTTCGGCCCCGTCGCCGCGATCCGCACCTTCGAGACCGAGGACGAGGCCGTCGCCGCCGCCAACGACACCGAATTCGGCCTGGCCGCCTACCTGTTCACCCAGCACCTCGACCGTGCCCTGCGTGTCGCCGAACGACTCGAAAGCGGCATGATCGGCATCAACACCGGACTGGTCTCCAACCCCGCCGCGCCCTTCGGCGGCGTCAAGCAGTCCGGTCTGGGCCGCGAGGGCGGACGCGTCGGCATCGACGAGTTCCTGGAGTACAAGTACCTGGCCGTCCCCGTCGGAGCCTGA
- the modB gene encoding molybdate ABC transporter permease subunit, with protein sequence MTSPSLDQAGAADTLTGGPRRRRVRGAPGGSGVRRGAPLPLLLPALIGLAFLVLPLVALLIRAPWRSMPELLTSTEVWQALQLSLVCATAATLVSLVLGVPLAWLLARVEFPGRGLLRAMVTLPLVLPPVVGGVALLMALGRNGVMGRWLDSWFGITLPFTTAGVVVAEAFVAMPFLVISVEGTLRAADPRYEEAATTLGASRFTAFRRVTLPLIAPGIAAGAVLAWARALGEFGATITFAGNFPGRTQTMPLAVYLALQSDPEAAIALSLVLLAVSIAVLAGLRERWMTAS encoded by the coding sequence GTGACCTCCCCGTCCTTGGACCAGGCCGGCGCCGCGGACACTCTGACCGGTGGCCCGCGGCGCCGCCGCGTCCGCGGGGCCCCGGGGGGCTCCGGCGTCCGCAGGGGCGCCCCGCTGCCCCTTCTCCTGCCCGCGCTGATCGGGCTGGCGTTCCTGGTCCTCCCCCTCGTCGCCCTGCTGATCCGGGCCCCCTGGCGCAGCATGCCCGAGCTGCTGACCAGCACCGAGGTGTGGCAGGCGCTCCAGTTGTCGCTGGTCTGTGCGACGGCGGCCACCTTGGTGAGCCTGGTACTCGGGGTGCCGCTGGCCTGGCTGCTGGCCCGTGTCGAGTTCCCGGGGCGCGGCCTTCTCCGGGCGATGGTCACCCTTCCGCTGGTACTGCCGCCGGTGGTGGGCGGCGTCGCCCTGCTGATGGCGCTCGGCCGCAACGGCGTCATGGGCCGGTGGCTGGACTCCTGGTTCGGCATCACCCTGCCGTTCACCACCGCCGGGGTCGTGGTCGCCGAGGCGTTCGTGGCGATGCCGTTCCTCGTCATCAGCGTCGAGGGCACGCTACGGGCCGCCGACCCGCGCTACGAGGAGGCGGCCACGACGCTCGGCGCGTCCCGCTTCACCGCCTTCCGCCGGGTCACGCTGCCGCTCATCGCTCCCGGCATCGCGGCCGGCGCCGTGCTGGCGTGGGCCCGGGCGCTCGGCGAGTTCGGCGCGACGATCACCTTCGCCGGCAACTTCCCCGGCCGTACGCAGACCATGCCGCTCGCCGTGTACCTGGCGTTGCAGAGCGACCCGGAGGCTGCGATCGCCCTGAGCCTGGTCCTGCTGGCCGTCTCGATCGCGGTGCTGGCCGGGCTGCGTGAGCGTTGGATGACCGCCTCATGA
- a CDS encoding nitrile hydratase accessory protein yields MTGADTLPGPYASPKAIRESRRQVEELVCGLPGADPSQLGFRFSWEIRAFAMAVAAHQALAFEWAQFQGALIASIQDWENSDTETGEVPWSYYEHWVAALETVMATQCALAPDALDEKAQRVLAEPPNRNHHKAHTEPIAIDPARGRPRHST; encoded by the coding sequence ATGACCGGCGCGGACACCCTCCCGGGCCCGTACGCCTCCCCGAAGGCGATCCGTGAGTCCCGGCGCCAGGTCGAGGAGCTCGTCTGCGGTCTGCCAGGCGCCGACCCGAGCCAGCTGGGTTTCCGGTTCTCGTGGGAGATCCGCGCCTTCGCCATGGCGGTCGCGGCCCACCAGGCGCTGGCGTTCGAATGGGCGCAGTTCCAGGGCGCGCTCATCGCCTCCATCCAGGACTGGGAGAACAGCGACACCGAGACCGGCGAGGTTCCGTGGTCGTACTACGAGCACTGGGTCGCCGCGCTCGAGACCGTCATGGCCACCCAGTGCGCCCTGGCACCGGACGCGCTCGACGAGAAAGCCCAGCGAGTCCTCGCCGAGCCGCCGAACCGTAACCACCACAAGGCCCACACCGAGCCCATCGCAATCGATCCGGCCCGGGGCCGGCCGAGGCACAGCACTTGA
- the modA gene encoding molybdate ABC transporter substrate-binding protein, whose protein sequence is MTRSARRTRRMLQVTGAGAAALLALSACSSSDSDSSAKSGSAASASASDKLSGTVTVFAAASLKESFTTLGKEFEKAHPGTKVTFSFGGSDSLAASITAGAPADVFASASPKTMAIVTDKGDAEGTPATFVRNQLEIATLPGNPDRVASLKDLTKSSLKVVLCDKTVPCGAAAQKALDASKLKLTPVSYEEDVKSALNKVVLKEADAAVVYKTDVKAAGDKVEGVDFPESAQAVNAYPITLLKDSKNAETAKAFIALVRSADGQKVLTEAGFLQP, encoded by the coding sequence ATGACCCGTTCCGCGCGCCGGACCCGCCGGATGCTGCAGGTGACCGGGGCGGGCGCCGCCGCCCTGCTGGCCCTGAGCGCCTGCTCGTCGTCCGACTCCGACTCGTCCGCGAAGTCAGGCTCCGCCGCGTCGGCCTCCGCGTCGGACAAGCTGTCCGGCACGGTGACGGTCTTCGCCGCCGCCTCGCTGAAGGAGAGCTTCACGACGCTGGGCAAGGAGTTCGAGAAGGCCCACCCGGGCACGAAGGTCACCTTCAGCTTCGGCGGCAGCGACTCCCTCGCCGCGAGCATCACCGCCGGCGCCCCCGCCGACGTGTTCGCCTCGGCCAGCCCCAAGACGATGGCGATCGTGACGGACAAGGGCGACGCGGAGGGCACGCCCGCCACGTTCGTCCGCAACCAGCTGGAGATCGCCACGCTGCCCGGCAACCCGGACAGGGTCGCGTCCCTGAAGGACCTCACGAAGTCCTCGCTGAAGGTCGTACTGTGCGACAAGACGGTGCCGTGCGGCGCCGCCGCCCAGAAGGCCCTGGACGCGAGCAAGCTGAAGCTCACGCCGGTCTCCTACGAGGAGGACGTCAAGTCGGCCCTGAACAAGGTGGTCCTGAAGGAGGCCGACGCCGCGGTGGTCTACAAGACCGATGTGAAGGCGGCGGGTGACAAGGTGGAGGGCGTGGACTTCCCCGAGTCGGCCCAGGCCGTCAACGCGTACCCGATCACCCTGCTCAAGGACTCGAAGAACGCCGAGACCGCCAAGGCGTTCATCGCGCTGGTGCGGTCCGCCGACGGCCAGAAGGTCCTGACCGAGGCCGGGTTCCTCCAGCCGTGA
- a CDS encoding type II toxin-antitoxin system death-on-curing family toxin: protein MTDVRYIQIDEILAIARTVNGTEHSVRDMGLLVSAIERPRTNVFGAELYPTLHEKAAALLHSVARNHALIDGNKRTAWLAMRVFLRFNGVSASTVPPPVSVAGPFVEEVAQDNVDVPAIAKRLATWFPVS, encoded by the coding sequence GTGACGGACGTTCGCTACATCCAGATCGACGAGATACTGGCAATCGCCCGCACGGTCAACGGTACTGAGCACAGCGTGCGTGACATGGGCCTTCTGGTGTCGGCGATCGAGCGACCCCGGACGAATGTGTTCGGAGCTGAGTTGTATCCCACGCTGCACGAGAAGGCTGCGGCGCTGCTGCACTCCGTCGCCCGCAACCATGCGCTGATCGACGGCAACAAGCGCACCGCCTGGCTCGCCATGCGTGTCTTCCTGCGGTTCAACGGCGTCAGCGCGAGTACCGTCCCGCCGCCCGTTTCCGTGGCCGGCCCGTTCGTCGAGGAAGTCGCGCAGGACAACGTCGATGTACCGGCGATCGCCAAGCGCCTCGCGACCTGGTTCCCCGTTTCCTGA
- a CDS encoding alpha/beta fold hydrolase translates to MSRSPECEPSILLVHGAHHGSWCWEEVTERLRAAGVRSHAVDLPFASFTDDTEAVRAAVGEAARHGPRAAGRAQLRRPADLGR, encoded by the coding sequence ATGAGCAGGTCACCGGAGTGCGAGCCCTCCATCCTGCTCGTGCACGGCGCCCACCACGGCTCCTGGTGCTGGGAGGAGGTGACAGAACGGCTGCGTGCGGCCGGCGTCCGCAGCCACGCCGTCGACCTCCCTTTCGCCTCCTTCACCGACGACACCGAGGCGGTCCGAGCCGCCGTAGGCGAGGCGGCACGACACGGCCCCCGTGCTGCTGGTCGCGCACAGCTACGGCGGCCTGCCGATCTCGGCCGGTGA
- a CDS encoding amino acid ABC transporter ATP-binding protein: protein MNADGTIVARKLCKSFGRHQVLRDIDLTVAAGEISCIIGPSGSGKSTLLRCVNGLETVDRGVLRVNGEDFGYVEKDDAYHAVRPQRLAEQRARIGMVFQQFNLFPNMTAESNVMSGPVLVQKKNRATCREQAQELLAKVGLEGCGHKYPAQLSGGQQQRVAIARALAMEPTIMLFDEPTSALDPERVGEVLAVMRDLAGNGMTMLLVTHEMGFAREVADEVLFMDEGIAVERGDAREVLANPREKRTQAFLERVL, encoded by the coding sequence GTGAACGCCGACGGAACGATCGTCGCACGCAAGCTGTGCAAGAGCTTCGGACGTCACCAGGTCCTGCGTGACATCGACCTGACCGTCGCGGCCGGGGAGATCTCCTGCATCATCGGGCCGAGCGGTTCGGGCAAATCGACGCTGCTGCGGTGCGTCAACGGGCTGGAGACCGTCGACCGAGGCGTCCTGCGCGTCAATGGAGAGGACTTCGGCTACGTCGAGAAGGACGACGCCTACCACGCCGTCCGCCCGCAGCGGCTGGCCGAGCAGCGGGCCCGCATCGGCATGGTGTTCCAGCAGTTCAACCTGTTCCCCAATATGACCGCCGAAAGCAATGTCATGTCCGGACCGGTGCTGGTGCAGAAGAAAAACCGCGCCACCTGCCGGGAGCAGGCACAAGAGCTGCTGGCCAAGGTCGGCCTCGAGGGGTGCGGCCACAAGTACCCCGCTCAACTCTCCGGCGGTCAGCAGCAGCGCGTGGCCATCGCCCGCGCGCTGGCGATGGAACCCACCATCATGCTGTTCGACGAACCCACCAGCGCGCTGGACCCCGAGCGCGTGGGTGAAGTACTCGCCGTCATGCGCGACCTCGCCGGCAACGGAATGACCATGCTGCTCGTCACCCACGAGATGGGCTTCGCCCGCGAGGTCGCCGACGAAGTGCTCTTCATGGACGAAGGCATCGCAGTCGAACGCGGCGACGCCCGCGAAGTGCTGGCCAACCCCCGTGAGAAACGCACCCAGGCCTTCCTCGAAAGGGTGCTGTAG
- a CDS encoding ribbon-helix-helix protein, CopG family encodes MAMTLRLPDDLDAKLSERARREGRSKQELAIEAIRDAQNRAELKVENVLAELMDSDAEILDYLK; translated from the coding sequence GTGGCGATGACACTTCGACTCCCCGACGACCTTGACGCGAAGCTCAGCGAGCGGGCTCGTCGCGAGGGCCGCAGCAAGCAAGAACTTGCCATTGAGGCCATCCGTGACGCTCAGAACCGGGCCGAGCTGAAGGTCGAGAACGTCTTGGCCGAGCTCATGGACAGCGATGCGGAGATCCTGGATTACCTGAAGTGA
- a CDS encoding D-2-hydroxyacid dehydrogenase gives MRERLVVLYRGNRPPATARIERLADTVYATEEELPHLLPGADVLLAWVTITPALREAWPDDPQKAPRWVHASSAGVDSFLFPALVDDPHVVLTNARGVYEQPTAEYVLGMILALAKDFPGTWEHQRRREWRPRPSDGITGRTALVWGTGPIGRAIARLLRAVGMRVCGAGRKARTDDPDFGTVHGARTLRHALTEADYVVLAAPLTEDTRGMVDASVLAAMKPGARLINVGRGGLVDEEALVDHLAAGRLAGAALDVFAQEPLPAESSLWNMPGVMISPHTAGETTSEREALIEVFFDNFARHLEGQPLRNVVDKRRGYVVDDTRPA, from the coding sequence ATGCGCGAGCGACTCGTCGTCCTCTACCGCGGCAACCGGCCCCCCGCCACCGCACGCATCGAACGCCTCGCGGACACCGTCTACGCGACCGAGGAGGAACTGCCCCACCTCCTCCCCGGCGCCGACGTCCTCCTGGCCTGGGTGACCATCACCCCGGCCCTCCGGGAGGCGTGGCCCGACGATCCGCAGAAGGCGCCCCGCTGGGTCCACGCGTCCTCCGCGGGCGTCGACTCCTTCCTGTTCCCCGCCCTGGTGGACGATCCGCACGTTGTCCTGACCAACGCCCGCGGGGTCTACGAACAGCCGACCGCCGAGTACGTCCTCGGCATGATCCTCGCCCTCGCCAAGGACTTCCCCGGCACCTGGGAGCACCAGCGGCGCCGCGAGTGGCGTCCGCGCCCCAGCGACGGCATCACCGGACGCACCGCGCTCGTCTGGGGGACGGGGCCGATCGGCCGGGCCATCGCCCGGCTGCTGCGCGCTGTGGGGATGCGTGTGTGCGGCGCGGGCCGCAAGGCCCGCACGGACGACCCCGACTTCGGCACGGTCCACGGTGCGAGGACCCTGCGCCATGCGCTGACGGAAGCGGACTACGTCGTCCTGGCCGCACCCCTCACCGAGGACACCCGGGGCATGGTCGACGCCTCCGTGCTCGCCGCCATGAAGCCGGGGGCGCGGCTGATCAACGTAGGCCGTGGCGGACTCGTCGACGAGGAGGCGCTGGTCGACCACCTCGCCGCCGGTCGGCTCGCCGGCGCAGCCCTGGACGTGTTCGCCCAGGAACCGCTGCCTGCCGAGTCTTCCCTGTGGAACATGCCCGGCGTGATGATCTCCCCGCACACGGCGGGCGAGACCACCAGCGAGCGGGAGGCGCTCATCGAGGTGTTCTTCGACAACTTCGCCCGCCACCTCGAAGGCCAGCCGCTGCGCAACGTGGTGGACAAGCGGCGCGGATACGTGGTCGACGACACACGCCCAGCCTGA
- a CDS encoding ABC transporter ATP-binding protein, with protein sequence MSNAEKTARNARNARNTQDGLGTPAPAGEGLDARLLVERGSFRLDVALTAAPGDVVALLGPNGAGKTTALRALAGLVPLTGGHLRLDGAELHRTPAESRPVGVVFQDYLLFPHLTALDNVAFGPRCHGATKAEARAQAAEWLKRMGLADHGGSKPRKLSGGQAQRVALARALATHPRLLLLDEPLAALDARTRLDVRAQLRHHLAAFEAVAVLVTHDPLDAMVLADHLVVIEDGHIVQQGSPADIARHPRTDYIAHLVGLNLYQGVADGHTVRVDGGPAITTTEDLTGPVFVAFPPSAVTLHRDRPTGSSARNLWRCEVAGMETHGDQIRAALTGELPLAADLTTVAAAELDLYPGAAVWATVKAAQTHAYPA encoded by the coding sequence ATGAGCAACGCCGAGAAGACCGCACGCAACGCACGCAACGCACGGAACACGCAAGACGGGCTCGGCACGCCCGCCCCGGCCGGAGAGGGGCTCGACGCCCGGCTACTGGTCGAGCGTGGCTCCTTCCGCCTTGATGTGGCGCTGACCGCGGCACCGGGTGACGTCGTCGCGCTCCTCGGTCCCAACGGCGCCGGCAAGACGACCGCCCTGCGCGCCCTCGCCGGGCTCGTCCCGCTCACCGGCGGCCACCTCCGTCTGGACGGCGCCGAGTTGCACCGCACGCCGGCGGAGTCCCGACCGGTCGGCGTCGTCTTCCAGGACTACCTGCTCTTCCCCCACCTGACCGCGCTGGACAACGTGGCCTTCGGGCCGCGCTGCCACGGCGCGACCAAGGCGGAGGCACGCGCCCAGGCCGCCGAGTGGCTGAAGCGCATGGGCCTCGCCGACCACGGCGGGAGCAAGCCCCGCAAGCTCTCCGGCGGCCAGGCACAACGCGTCGCCCTCGCCCGCGCCCTGGCCACCCACCCGCGCCTGCTGCTCCTCGACGAGCCACTCGCCGCCCTCGACGCCCGCACCCGCCTCGACGTCCGCGCCCAACTCCGGCACCACCTGGCCGCGTTCGAAGCGGTCGCCGTGCTCGTCACACACGATCCGCTGGACGCGATGGTCCTGGCCGACCACCTCGTCGTCATCGAGGACGGCCATATCGTCCAGCAGGGCAGCCCGGCCGACATCGCACGCCACCCGCGCACCGACTACATCGCCCACCTCGTCGGCCTCAACCTCTACCAGGGCGTGGCCGATGGACACACGGTCCGCGTCGACGGCGGGCCCGCGATCACGACCACCGAGGACCTCACCGGCCCGGTCTTCGTCGCCTTCCCACCCAGCGCGGTCACCCTGCACCGGGACCGCCCCACCGGCTCCAGCGCCCGCAACCTCTGGCGGTGCGAGGTCGCCGGCATGGAGACCCACGGCGACCAGATCCGCGCCGCCCTCACCGGCGAACTTCCCCTCGCCGCCGACCTCACGACGGTGGCGGCGGCGGAGCTCGATCTGTATCCGGGTGCCGCGGTGTGGGCGACGGTCAAGGCGGCCCAGACACACGCGTACCCCGCCTGA